One region of Clavibacter michiganensis subsp. tessellarius genomic DNA includes:
- a CDS encoding APC family permease has product MSTPHTPSPAAARTSAPAPVVPPGSAQDTAGPVGRLPSGTAAPAAHLPSGYAQELHRGVGQFSSFAAGFSFVSILTTVFQLFGLGFGLGGAAFFWAWPVVFVGQLLVALNFAQLAASWPISGAIFQWSSRLAGTTIGWFTGWTMIVGQILTVAVAAIAVQAVLPAIWAGFQIVGGPDADPSVASPTGAANAVLLGILLLVVTTVVNILSVRLMARVTTAGVLIEIVGVVVLVAVLFLLPQRGPEVVLTTAGRTGDEPYVFAWLASSLMAAYVMVGFDSAGELAEETHSPRKTTPKTIIRALVVSGLGGALLIVGTLVAAPSVTDGQLATKGIAWVITSVVGDVGGRFLLCAVAVAVFACTLAVQTSGTRMMYSMARERALPFHRQLARVSPRTGTPVLTSVVVGVGAALALAVNIGQSAIFTALSSLCIAMFYLAYLGVTGPLLVARIRGRFPQGGVDEDGAPLFTLGRWGIPLNVVAVLFQAGMAVNLIWPRAEIYDLTGGSWWLQYSALLFIGATLLVGGGYHAWRHRSHGPLELRDVPTTAAIPVVEAAGATIR; this is encoded by the coding sequence TTGAGCACCCCGCACACCCCCTCGCCGGCCGCGGCCCGCACCTCGGCCCCCGCCCCCGTCGTCCCGCCCGGCTCCGCGCAGGACACCGCGGGACCCGTCGGTCGCCTCCCGTCCGGCACCGCCGCCCCCGCCGCCCACCTCCCGTCCGGCTACGCGCAGGAGCTCCACCGGGGCGTCGGCCAGTTCTCCTCGTTCGCGGCCGGGTTCTCGTTCGTGTCGATCCTCACGACCGTGTTCCAGCTCTTCGGGCTCGGCTTCGGGCTCGGCGGCGCCGCGTTCTTCTGGGCGTGGCCGGTCGTCTTCGTCGGGCAGCTGCTGGTGGCCCTCAACTTCGCGCAGCTCGCGGCCTCGTGGCCCATCTCCGGCGCGATCTTCCAGTGGTCGAGCCGCCTCGCCGGCACCACGATCGGGTGGTTCACCGGCTGGACCATGATCGTCGGCCAGATCCTCACGGTCGCGGTCGCCGCCATCGCGGTGCAGGCCGTGCTGCCCGCCATCTGGGCCGGGTTCCAGATCGTCGGGGGCCCCGACGCGGATCCGTCGGTCGCCTCCCCCACGGGCGCGGCGAACGCGGTGCTGCTCGGGATCCTCCTGCTCGTCGTCACCACGGTCGTCAACATCCTCAGCGTGCGGCTCATGGCGCGCGTGACCACGGCGGGCGTCCTGATCGAGATCGTCGGCGTGGTCGTGCTCGTCGCGGTGCTCTTCCTCCTCCCGCAGCGCGGACCCGAGGTGGTGCTGACGACCGCCGGCCGCACGGGCGACGAGCCGTACGTCTTCGCCTGGCTCGCGTCGTCCCTCATGGCGGCGTACGTGATGGTCGGCTTCGACTCCGCGGGCGAGCTCGCCGAGGAGACGCACAGCCCGCGCAAGACCACCCCGAAGACGATCATCCGCGCGCTCGTCGTCTCCGGCCTCGGCGGGGCGCTGCTCATCGTGGGCACGCTGGTCGCGGCGCCGAGCGTCACCGACGGCCAGCTCGCCACGAAGGGCATCGCCTGGGTCATCACGTCGGTCGTCGGCGACGTGGGCGGCCGCTTCCTCCTCTGCGCGGTCGCGGTCGCGGTGTTCGCCTGCACGCTCGCGGTACAGACCTCGGGCACGCGGATGATGTACTCCATGGCGCGCGAGCGGGCCCTCCCGTTCCACCGCCAGCTCGCCCGGGTGTCGCCCCGCACCGGGACGCCCGTGCTCACCTCGGTGGTCGTCGGCGTCGGCGCGGCCCTCGCCCTGGCGGTCAACATCGGCCAGTCGGCGATCTTCACGGCGCTCTCGAGCCTCTGCATCGCGATGTTCTACCTCGCGTACCTCGGCGTAACCGGCCCGCTGCTGGTCGCCCGGATCCGCGGGCGCTTCCCGCAGGGCGGCGTGGACGAGGACGGCGCGCCGCTCTTCACGCTCGGCCGCTGGGGCATCCCGCTCAACGTCGTGGCCGTGCTCTTCCAGGCGGGCATGGCCGTGAACCTGATCTGGCCGCGCGCCGAGATCTACGACCTCACGGGCGGGTCGTGGTGGCTGCAGTACAGCGCGCTCCTCTTCATCGGTGCCACGCTGCTGGTCGGCGGGGGCTACCACGCGTGGCGGCACCGCTCGCACGGGCCCCTCGAGCTGCGGGACGTGCCGACCACGGCCGCCATCCCGGTCGTCGAGGCGGCGGGGGCGACGATCCGATGA
- a CDS encoding thioester reductase domain-containing protein: MGNEHENEHQNEHDDTSIEALFAQHADRPALRQRAGADISDIGFGELWDRASALAAALGETVSAGDRIAVLGTATADAVTLDLATWILGAVSVPLQASAPLPALQGIVEETTPVWIAVTAEQAAVARAVAEASGDGIRTMLIDVAAGTDADADADLTLDGLVARGSGLPRISPWYPAPGEDPLALLLYTSGSTGTPKGAMYTRSMVERMWHAMRPDPAAEAGAADAAAAIVGYAYLPMSHLTGRSALFATLGRGGTVALATSNDLSALFDDLRAFTPTEFVFVPRVAEMLRQEGDREEQRRLAAGGAAVDAVRAEVQADLRVRAFGGRIAQAICTSAPLTPELRAYVEECLGISLHDKYGSTEAGGILHDGVVQQPPVTEHKLVDVPELGYRTTDLPHPRGELLIKSDAVIAGYFRRPDATAAVFDEDGFYRTGDVMAQTGPDTYEYLDRRNNVLKLSQGEFVAVASLEATYGGTPEVHQVALHGDSRHAFLVAVVVPTEAGASERDVLAALQRTAREHGLAPYEVPRGVIVEPQPFTVEGGMLSDAGKLLRLRLTQRYGERFAALYDALESQQSGTLVAALRERADDEPTVDTVVRAALLLLGAEVSPATAAAARFSDLGGDSLSALTFSGILEDVFDAEVPVGVITDPTNDLAAVAAFVERSASDDRPTVTRVHGAGASTLRVGDLRLDRMLGGIPTPVPRASARPGSRTVLLTGANGYLGRFLAIDWLERLAPEGGTLVCVVRGADDADARRRLDAAFAADPAFARRFAELAGALEVMAGDVSEHRLGLDDARWEALAGRVDLVAHAAALVNHVLPYPALFGPNVVGTAEAIRLAIAAGSVPVTFVSSVAVAGGAQPGATADAEPSAPAALDEHADIRVMIPEWAVGDEYANGYGASKWASEVLLREAHEHHGVPVAVFRSDMILAHPRWRGQVNLPDVFTRLMWSVLTTGLAPASFVRRGPDGERQRSHYDGLPADFTAAAIDAIGAALTEGHRTFNVVNPHDDGVSLDTFVDWLREDGHDIERVADHAEWVERFRDALASLPDADRARSVLPLMHAFAAPEEPHAGSAIPADAFAEAVREVRPLGSPEIPSLDRALITKVADDLAFLGLLAPARAAAA; the protein is encoded by the coding sequence ATGGGGAACGAACACGAGAACGAGCACCAGAACGAGCACGACGACACGTCGATCGAGGCGCTCTTCGCGCAGCACGCGGACCGTCCGGCGCTGCGGCAGCGGGCCGGGGCGGACATCTCGGACATCGGCTTCGGGGAGCTGTGGGACCGGGCGAGCGCGCTGGCCGCGGCGCTCGGGGAGACGGTGTCCGCCGGCGACCGGATCGCGGTGCTCGGCACCGCGACCGCGGACGCCGTCACCCTCGACCTCGCCACCTGGATCCTCGGCGCGGTGAGCGTCCCGCTGCAGGCGAGCGCGCCCCTCCCGGCCCTGCAGGGCATCGTCGAGGAGACCACGCCGGTCTGGATCGCGGTCACGGCCGAGCAGGCCGCGGTGGCCCGGGCGGTCGCCGAGGCCTCGGGCGACGGCATCCGGACGATGCTGATCGACGTCGCCGCCGGCACCGACGCCGACGCCGACGCCGACCTGACGCTCGACGGGCTCGTCGCCCGCGGGTCCGGCCTGCCGCGCATCAGCCCGTGGTATCCCGCACCCGGCGAGGACCCGCTCGCGCTCCTGCTCTACACGTCGGGCAGCACCGGCACGCCGAAGGGCGCGATGTACACGCGCTCCATGGTCGAGCGGATGTGGCACGCCATGCGGCCCGACCCCGCTGCGGAGGCCGGCGCAGCGGACGCCGCCGCCGCCATCGTCGGGTACGCCTACCTCCCGATGAGCCACCTCACCGGCCGCTCCGCCCTGTTCGCCACGCTCGGCCGCGGCGGCACGGTCGCGCTCGCGACCTCGAACGACCTGTCGGCGCTCTTCGACGACCTCCGGGCCTTCACCCCGACCGAGTTCGTGTTCGTGCCGCGCGTCGCGGAGATGCTGCGGCAGGAGGGCGACCGCGAGGAGCAGCGTCGGCTCGCCGCCGGCGGCGCCGCCGTGGACGCGGTCCGCGCCGAGGTCCAGGCCGACCTGCGCGTCCGGGCGTTCGGCGGGCGCATCGCCCAGGCGATCTGCACCAGCGCCCCGCTCACGCCCGAGCTCCGCGCGTACGTCGAGGAGTGCCTCGGGATCTCGCTGCACGACAAGTACGGGTCGACCGAGGCGGGCGGCATCCTCCACGACGGGGTCGTCCAGCAGCCTCCCGTCACCGAGCACAAGCTCGTCGACGTCCCCGAGCTCGGATACCGCACCACCGACCTCCCGCACCCGCGGGGCGAGCTGCTCATCAAGAGCGATGCCGTGATCGCGGGGTACTTCCGCCGGCCGGACGCCACCGCCGCCGTGTTCGACGAGGACGGCTTCTACCGGACCGGCGACGTCATGGCGCAGACCGGACCCGACACGTACGAGTACCTCGACCGCCGGAACAACGTGCTCAAGCTGTCGCAGGGCGAGTTCGTGGCGGTCGCATCGCTCGAGGCCACTTACGGCGGGACGCCCGAGGTGCACCAGGTCGCGCTGCACGGCGACAGCCGGCACGCGTTCCTCGTCGCGGTCGTCGTGCCGACGGAGGCCGGGGCGTCGGAGCGCGACGTCCTCGCCGCGCTCCAGCGCACCGCCCGGGAGCACGGCCTCGCCCCCTACGAGGTGCCCCGCGGCGTGATCGTCGAGCCGCAGCCGTTCACGGTCGAGGGCGGCATGCTCTCCGACGCCGGCAAGCTCCTGCGCCTGCGCCTCACGCAGCGGTACGGCGAGCGCTTCGCCGCCCTGTACGACGCGCTCGAGTCGCAGCAGAGCGGCACCCTCGTGGCCGCGCTCCGCGAACGCGCCGACGACGAGCCGACGGTCGACACGGTGGTGCGCGCCGCCCTCCTGCTCCTCGGGGCCGAGGTGTCCCCCGCGACCGCCGCCGCGGCCCGGTTCTCGGACCTCGGCGGGGACTCGCTGTCGGCGCTGACGTTCTCCGGGATCCTCGAGGACGTGTTCGACGCCGAGGTGCCCGTCGGCGTCATCACCGACCCGACCAACGACCTCGCCGCCGTCGCCGCGTTCGTGGAGCGCTCCGCCTCCGACGACCGGCCGACCGTGACGCGCGTGCACGGCGCCGGGGCATCCACCCTCCGCGTGGGCGACCTCCGCCTCGACCGGATGCTCGGCGGCATCCCGACGCCGGTCCCCCGTGCGTCCGCCCGCCCCGGATCCCGGACCGTGCTGCTCACCGGCGCCAACGGCTACCTCGGCCGGTTCCTCGCCATCGACTGGCTCGAGCGCCTCGCCCCGGAGGGCGGCACGCTGGTGTGCGTCGTGCGCGGCGCCGACGACGCGGACGCCCGGCGCCGCCTCGACGCCGCCTTCGCCGCCGACCCCGCGTTCGCCCGGCGCTTCGCCGAGCTGGCGGGCGCGCTCGAGGTGATGGCCGGCGACGTCAGCGAGCACCGCCTCGGCCTCGACGACGCGCGGTGGGAGGCCCTGGCCGGCCGGGTCGACCTCGTCGCGCACGCCGCGGCCCTCGTGAACCACGTGCTCCCGTACCCGGCGCTGTTCGGCCCGAACGTCGTCGGCACCGCCGAGGCGATCCGCCTGGCGATCGCCGCCGGCAGCGTGCCCGTCACCTTCGTGTCGAGCGTCGCCGTCGCGGGCGGCGCGCAGCCGGGCGCGACCGCGGACGCGGAGCCGTCCGCGCCCGCCGCGCTCGACGAGCACGCCGACATCCGCGTGATGATCCCCGAGTGGGCCGTCGGCGACGAGTACGCCAACGGGTACGGGGCGAGCAAGTGGGCGAGCGAGGTGCTGCTCCGCGAGGCGCACGAGCACCACGGCGTCCCCGTGGCCGTGTTCCGCTCCGACATGATCCTGGCGCACCCCCGCTGGCGCGGGCAGGTGAACCTCCCCGACGTCTTCACCCGGCTGATGTGGAGCGTGCTCACCACCGGGCTCGCCCCGGCCTCGTTCGTGCGGCGCGGCCCCGACGGCGAGCGGCAGCGCTCCCACTACGACGGGCTGCCGGCCGACTTCACGGCCGCGGCGATCGACGCGATCGGCGCGGCGCTCACCGAGGGGCACCGCACGTTCAACGTCGTGAACCCCCACGACGACGGCGTCTCGCTCGACACCTTCGTCGACTGGCTCCGCGAGGACGGCCACGACATCGAGCGCGTCGCGGACCACGCGGAGTGGGTCGAGCGGTTCCGCGACGCGCTGGCATCGCTCCCGGACGCGGACCGCGCCCGGTCCGTCCTCCCGCTGATGCACGCGTTCGCCGCGCCGGAGGAGCCGCACGCCGGCTCGGCGATCCCCGCCGACGCGTTCGCCGAGGCGGTCCGCGAGGTGCGCCCGCTCGGGTCACCGGAGATCCCGTCGCTCGACCGCGCGCTCATCACCAAGGTGGCGGACGACCTCGCCTTCCTCGGACTGCTCGCGCCGGCGCGGGCGGCGGCTGCGTGA
- a CDS encoding 4'-phosphopantetheinyl transferase family protein produces the protein MSRTPWEALLPGSVVVATAEHDVEGILADDELDAVATALPGRRAEFVTGRVLARQALGALGIRSASIPVARSGAPVWPTGAVGSITHCVGLRACAVGRRDAHAGIGIDATPARPLPGGVLARVADLGSARVAAGLDALRASGVGSPDSVLFAAAEAVAKARTSAHGGWHGIDGADVALHPDGSFAARARRGPAFAGTGRWAVAGGLALAGIALDAH, from the coding sequence ATGTCGCGGACCCCCTGGGAGGCCCTCCTCCCCGGATCCGTGGTCGTGGCGACGGCGGAGCACGACGTGGAGGGGATCCTCGCGGACGACGAGCTCGACGCCGTCGCGACCGCCCTGCCGGGCCGTCGCGCGGAGTTCGTGACCGGTCGCGTGCTCGCCCGGCAGGCGCTCGGCGCCCTGGGCATCCGCTCCGCGTCGATCCCCGTCGCCCGCAGCGGGGCGCCCGTGTGGCCGACCGGGGCGGTCGGCAGCATCACGCACTGCGTCGGGCTCCGCGCCTGCGCCGTGGGACGACGCGACGCGCACGCCGGGATCGGCATCGACGCGACGCCCGCCCGCCCCCTGCCCGGAGGCGTGCTGGCGCGCGTGGCGGACCTCGGCAGCGCACGCGTCGCCGCGGGCCTCGACGCGCTCCGGGCATCCGGGGTCGGGAGTCCGGACAGCGTGCTCTTCGCCGCCGCCGAGGCCGTCGCGAAGGCCCGGACGTCGGCGCACGGCGGGTGGCACGGCATCGACGGCGCGGACGTCGCGCTCCATCCGGACGGCTCCTTCGCCGCCCGGGCACGACGGGGACCGGCGTTCGCCGGGACCGGTCGGTGGGCGGTGGCCGGGGGGCTGGCGCTGGCGGGGATCGCGCTCGACGCGCACTGA
- a CDS encoding SDR family NAD(P)-dependent oxidoreductase, with protein MAGRFDGKVVIITGAGSGIGEATARRFVAEGAKVVITDSVEDKIRAVADSLPAGSATALVADAAVSADADRAVATALEAHGRLDVLVNNAGTFQAGPIADITDDEWRRVIDTDLSGVFYGTRAALPHLVETRGSIVNVSSVSGMAADHHMSAYNAAKGGVSNFTRATALDHGVDGVRVNAVAPGLIWTELVAGKEDDEELKAEFAKRISLGRGGEADEVAAAIAFLASDDASFITGAILPVDGGTTASNGQPSQA; from the coding sequence ATGGCTGGACGCTTCGACGGCAAGGTCGTCATCATCACCGGCGCAGGATCGGGCATCGGCGAGGCCACGGCCCGCCGCTTCGTCGCGGAGGGCGCGAAGGTCGTCATCACCGACAGCGTGGAGGACAAGATCCGCGCGGTCGCCGACTCGCTCCCCGCGGGCAGCGCCACCGCGCTCGTCGCGGACGCCGCCGTCTCGGCCGACGCCGACCGCGCCGTCGCCACCGCGCTCGAGGCGCACGGTCGCCTCGACGTGCTCGTCAACAACGCCGGCACCTTCCAGGCCGGCCCCATCGCGGACATCACCGACGACGAGTGGCGCCGCGTCATCGACACCGACCTCTCGGGCGTCTTCTACGGCACGCGCGCGGCGCTCCCCCACCTGGTCGAGACGCGCGGATCCATCGTCAACGTCTCGTCGGTGTCGGGCATGGCGGCGGACCACCACATGAGCGCGTACAACGCGGCGAAGGGCGGCGTGAGCAACTTCACGCGCGCCACCGCGCTCGACCACGGCGTCGACGGCGTGCGCGTGAACGCGGTCGCGCCCGGCCTCATCTGGACCGAGCTGGTCGCCGGCAAGGAGGACGACGAGGAGCTGAAGGCGGAGTTCGCCAAGCGCATCTCGCTCGGCCGCGGCGGCGAGGCCGACGAGGTGGCGGCCGCGATCGCGTTCCTCGCGAGCGACGACGCCTCGTTCATCACGGGCGCGATCCTGCCGGTCGACGGCGGCACCACGGCGAGCAACGGGCAGCCCTCGCAGGCGTGA
- a CDS encoding RNA polymerase sigma factor, with translation MSASTPGFDVRWAFAEHGGALLGFAVNALQDRQLAEDCVQETFLRAWRARDSFDGERGSARTWLFAIERRVILDVHRARARTPRVVAEEEAPEQATTEADPLDRLGIVEGLARLSDAHREAVVAVHLTGLSYQELSTATGVPVPTLRTRVFHALRALRTHLDEGDPA, from the coding sequence ATGAGCGCGTCCACGCCCGGCTTCGACGTGCGCTGGGCGTTCGCGGAGCACGGCGGCGCGCTGCTCGGCTTCGCGGTCAACGCCTTGCAGGACCGCCAGCTCGCGGAGGACTGCGTGCAGGAGACCTTCCTCCGCGCCTGGCGCGCCCGCGACTCCTTCGACGGCGAGCGCGGCAGCGCGCGCACCTGGCTGTTCGCGATCGAGCGGCGGGTGATCCTCGACGTGCACCGCGCGCGGGCCCGCACCCCGCGGGTCGTGGCCGAGGAGGAGGCGCCCGAGCAAGCGACGACGGAGGCGGATCCGCTCGACCGGCTCGGGATCGTCGAGGGCCTCGCGCGCCTCAGCGACGCGCATCGCGAGGCCGTCGTCGCCGTGCACCTCACCGGGCTCAGCTACCAGGAGCTCTCCACCGCCACGGGCGTGCCCGTCCCCACCCTGCGCACGCGCGTCTTCCACGCGCTCCGCGCCCTCCGCACGCACCTCGACGAAGGGGATCCCGCATGA
- a CDS encoding CHRD domain-containing protein — MTHTRLVRNTTIGGAAAAALTLLAAMPASAETTVPEPERFTSAFTVMATPDQVLNADGVATPGEPGATGRFDLRLDSTSNTICYDITLTGVTGEYKSPAKTATHIHQAAVGKAGPPRIAFPNPADAGNGTRTSSGCMQGPFTTGIMSAQNADTGEGFTVAQIEADPSAFAADSHTASFAAGAVRGQLTQVPVGGVDTGAGGSAASPSAALPLVAGGGAVALAAAGVVLMRRHRAQES; from the coding sequence ATGACGCACACGAGACTCGTCCGGAACACGACCATCGGGGGCGCCGCCGCGGCCGCCCTCACCCTCCTCGCCGCGATGCCCGCGTCCGCCGAGACCACCGTCCCCGAGCCGGAGCGCTTCACGAGCGCCTTCACCGTGATGGCGACGCCCGACCAGGTGCTGAACGCCGACGGCGTCGCGACCCCCGGCGAGCCCGGCGCCACCGGCCGCTTCGACCTGCGCCTCGACTCGACGTCGAACACGATCTGCTACGACATCACCCTCACGGGCGTCACCGGCGAGTACAAGAGCCCCGCGAAGACGGCCACGCACATCCACCAGGCCGCCGTCGGCAAGGCCGGCCCGCCGCGCATCGCCTTCCCGAACCCTGCCGACGCCGGGAACGGCACGCGCACCAGCTCCGGCTGCATGCAGGGGCCGTTCACCACCGGGATCATGAGCGCGCAGAACGCCGACACCGGCGAGGGCTTCACGGTCGCGCAGATCGAGGCCGACCCGTCCGCGTTCGCGGCCGACAGCCACACCGCGTCGTTCGCCGCGGGCGCCGTGCGCGGCCAGCTGACCCAGGTGCCGGTCGGCGGCGTCGACACGGGTGCCGGCGGATCCGCCGCCTCCCCCTCGGCCGCCCTCCCGCTCGTCGCGGGCGGCGGTGCCGTCGCGCTCGCCGCGGCGGGCGTCGTGCTGATGCGCCGCCACCGCGCCCAGGAGTCCTGA
- a CDS encoding class F sortase has product MHRDPVGAPTRRTRRAAVLAGALIPLAVLAGCAPAPAAAPPEALATAPADAPPNAASSVPPTTDPQVVQGLGAVPTRVAIPAIELDQPLIDLGIAPDGRMEVPVDFDDVGWFTGGGRPGGRGPTVIAAHVDSRVGPAAFARLAELGVGDEVSVQDVDGGTTRYSVTEVADFAKADFPTARVFGAQPTDQLRLITCGGVFDRSVGHYEDNLVVFAEPVS; this is encoded by the coding sequence GTGCACCGCGACCCGGTCGGCGCCCCCACGCGGCGCACCCGTCGGGCCGCGGTGCTCGCGGGCGCGCTGATCCCGCTGGCCGTGCTGGCCGGATGCGCGCCCGCTCCCGCCGCCGCTCCGCCGGAAGCCCTCGCGACCGCCCCGGCGGACGCGCCCCCGAACGCCGCGTCGAGCGTCCCGCCCACGACCGACCCCCAGGTCGTGCAGGGCCTCGGCGCGGTCCCGACCCGCGTCGCGATCCCCGCCATCGAGCTGGACCAGCCGCTCATCGACCTCGGGATCGCGCCCGACGGCCGGATGGAGGTGCCCGTCGACTTCGACGACGTCGGCTGGTTCACCGGAGGCGGCCGCCCCGGCGGACGCGGCCCCACCGTGATCGCCGCGCACGTCGACTCCCGCGTCGGCCCCGCCGCGTTCGCCCGGCTCGCCGAGCTCGGCGTGGGCGACGAGGTGTCCGTGCAGGACGTCGACGGCGGCACCACGCGCTACTCCGTGACCGAGGTCGCCGACTTCGCCAAGGCCGACTTCCCGACCGCGCGCGTGTTCGGCGCGCAGCCCACCGACCAGCTCCGCCTCATCACCTGCGGCGGCGTCTTCGACCGCAGCGTCGGCCACTACGAGGACAACCTCGTCGTGTTCGCGGAGCCCGTGAGCTGA
- the pcp gene encoding pyroglutamyl-peptidase I, which translates to MPTVLLTGFEPFDGDTSNPSWTAVQEVRDRWDGDAEIQVRQLPVDFAKVDDALRAALAEVDPDVVISVGLAGGIETLEVERVAINVDDARIPDNTGFQPIDEPVVDGGPAAYFSTLPIKAAVAAVRTKGIPAVVSQTAGTYTCNHVFYLLMHELRDRPGTRGGFVHIPYSTEEAIGTDRPYMRMDQLATALTAVVKATLANATDVKVGGGSLD; encoded by the coding sequence ATGCCCACCGTCCTCCTCACCGGATTCGAGCCCTTCGACGGCGACACCAGCAACCCGTCGTGGACGGCCGTGCAGGAGGTGCGCGACCGCTGGGACGGCGACGCGGAGATCCAGGTGCGCCAGCTGCCCGTCGACTTCGCGAAGGTCGACGACGCGCTGCGGGCGGCGCTCGCCGAGGTGGATCCGGACGTCGTCATCTCCGTGGGCCTCGCGGGCGGCATCGAGACGCTCGAGGTGGAGCGCGTCGCGATCAACGTCGACGACGCCCGCATCCCCGACAACACGGGCTTCCAGCCCATCGACGAGCCGGTCGTCGACGGCGGCCCGGCGGCGTACTTCAGCACCCTGCCGATCAAGGCGGCGGTCGCGGCCGTGCGCACGAAGGGCATCCCCGCGGTCGTCTCGCAGACCGCGGGCACCTACACCTGCAACCACGTCTTCTACCTGCTGATGCACGAGCTGCGCGACCGCCCCGGCACCCGCGGCGGCTTCGTCCACATCCCGTACTCGACGGAGGAGGCGATCGGCACCGACCGCCCCTACATGCGCATGGACCAGCTCGCGACGGCCCTCACCGCCGTCGTGAAGGCGACCCTCGCGAACGCGACCGATGTGAAGGTGGGCGGCGGGTCGCTCGACTGA
- a CDS encoding MFS transporter yields the protein MSTTAPGRIDEPAAPPRRRVAAWALWDWGSAAFNAVVTTFVFSTYLASSLFVDPAIVAAAGDDARNPALVAAKADTSGVISLALTLAGLLIAVLAPVLGQRSDGSGRRRLWLGINTGIVVLAMLGMVFVEPVPSYLWLGAVLLATGNVFFEFASVNYNAMLVQVSTPRTVGRVSGLGWGMGYVGGIVLLALLLGLFLFDFGTPGASGLLGLPSGEAGGALDVRIAILVAAIWCAVFSIPVLVGVPEIAAAPGRARQGILASYGTLFRRIAELYRESPRVLVFLLASAVFRDGLAAVFTFGAIIAAQVFGFTTTEVLLFGVAANIVAGIGTFAAGWFDDRFGAKPVILVSLACLIVGGSAVLAVGDAKAGFWATGLFLCLFVGPVQSSSRTFLARISPAGREGEMFGLYTTTGRAVSFLAPGLFGIAVAITGDTRFGIIGIVIVLLAGLLLMLRVRGADARVGAASAS from the coding sequence ATGAGCACCACCGCGCCCGGACGCATCGACGAGCCCGCCGCCCCGCCCCGCCGACGCGTCGCCGCGTGGGCGCTGTGGGACTGGGGGTCCGCGGCCTTCAACGCGGTGGTCACCACCTTCGTCTTCAGCACGTACCTCGCCAGCAGCCTGTTCGTGGATCCGGCCATCGTCGCCGCCGCCGGGGACGACGCCCGGAACCCGGCGCTCGTGGCCGCGAAGGCCGACACGTCCGGCGTCATCTCGCTCGCGCTCACCCTCGCGGGCCTCCTCATCGCGGTGCTCGCGCCCGTGCTCGGGCAGCGCTCCGACGGATCCGGGCGGCGACGGCTCTGGCTCGGGATCAACACCGGGATCGTGGTGCTCGCGATGCTCGGCATGGTCTTCGTGGAGCCCGTGCCGTCGTACCTGTGGCTCGGCGCCGTGCTGCTCGCGACCGGCAACGTGTTCTTCGAGTTCGCGAGCGTGAACTACAACGCGATGCTCGTGCAGGTGAGCACGCCGCGCACGGTCGGGCGCGTGTCCGGCCTCGGTTGGGGCATGGGCTACGTGGGCGGCATCGTGCTGCTCGCGCTGCTGCTCGGCCTCTTCCTCTTCGACTTCGGGACGCCCGGCGCATCCGGGCTCCTCGGCCTGCCGTCGGGCGAGGCGGGCGGCGCGCTCGACGTGCGCATCGCGATCCTCGTCGCCGCGATCTGGTGCGCCGTGTTCTCGATCCCCGTGCTGGTGGGCGTGCCCGAGATCGCCGCAGCGCCGGGTCGCGCGCGGCAAGGGATCCTCGCGTCGTACGGCACGCTGTTCCGCCGGATCGCCGAGCTGTACCGGGAGTCGCCGCGCGTGCTCGTGTTCCTGCTCGCGAGCGCCGTGTTCCGCGACGGGCTCGCGGCGGTGTTCACGTTCGGGGCGATCATCGCCGCCCAGGTCTTCGGGTTCACGACCACCGAGGTGCTGCTGTTCGGCGTCGCGGCCAACATCGTGGCCGGCATCGGCACGTTCGCGGCCGGCTGGTTCGACGACCGGTTCGGCGCGAAGCCCGTCATCCTCGTGTCGCTCGCGTGCCTCATCGTCGGCGGGTCCGCGGTGCTCGCGGTCGGCGACGCCAAGGCCGGCTTCTGGGCGACGGGCCTGTTCCTCTGCCTCTTCGTGGGGCCGGTGCAGTCGTCGAGCCGCACGTTCCTCGCGCGGATCTCCCCCGCCGGCCGCGAGGGCGAGATGTTCGGCCTCTACACGACCACCGGCCGCGCGGTCTCGTTCCTCGCGCCCGGCCTGTTCGGCATCGCGGTGGCGATCACGGGCGACACCCGCTTCGGCATCATCGGCATCGTGATCGTGCTGCTCGCGGGGCTGCTGCTGATGCTGCGGGTGCGCGGGGCGGATGCGCGGGTGGGGGCGGCGTCCGCGTCCTGA